In Monodelphis domestica isolate mMonDom1 chromosome 3, mMonDom1.pri, whole genome shotgun sequence, the following proteins share a genomic window:
- the PRELID3A gene encoding PRELI domain containing protein 3A isoform X2, which translates to MKIWSSEHVFGHPWDTVIKAAMRKYPNPMNPCVVGVDVLDRSLDNRGRLHSHRLLSTEWGLPALVKAVLGTNRTLTYIQEHSVVDPVGKKMELCSTNITLTNLVLVKERLVYTPHPDNPELTVLTHEAVITVKGFSLGSYLESLMANTISSNARKGWAAIEWIIQNSENTVS; encoded by the exons ATGAAGATCTGGAGCTCGGAGCACGTGTTTGG CCACCCATGGGACACTGTCATCAAAGCTGCTATGAGAAAATATCCAAATCCAATGAATCCTTGTGTGGTAGGAGTGGATGTATTGGATAGGAGCCTTGATAACCGAGGCAGGTTACATAGCCATCGTCTTCTCAGCACTGAGTGGGGACTCCCAGCTCTGGTGAAAGCG GTCTTGGGAACCAATAGAACTTTGACATACATTCAAGAGCATTCTGTTGTAGATCCAGTTGGAAAAAAGATGGAGTTATGTTCTACCAAT ATCACACTCACAAATTTGGTGTTGGTGAAGGAGAGGTTGGTGTACACACCTCATCCCGACAACCCTGAACT GACGGTGCTGACACACGAAGCAGTCATCACTGTGAAGGGATTTAGTTTAGGCAGCTACTTGGAAAGTCTTATGGCAAACACCATCTCATCCAATGCACGGAAG